A region from the Nitrospirota bacterium genome encodes:
- a CDS encoding integration host factor subunit alpha: MTKADIVEIIFDKVGLSKKEAQDILEVIFETIKNAVTEGESVKVSKFGTFNVRKKQSRRGRNPQTGEELEITPRRVLTFKASNQLKEIIGK, translated from the coding sequence ATGACAAAAGCAGACATCGTAGAGATTATATTTGATAAGGTAGGGCTCTCGAAAAAAGAGGCACAGGATATTTTAGAGGTAATATTCGAGACGATAAAAAATGCTGTTACAGAGGGAGAATCAGTCAAGGTATCTAAGTTCGGAACATTCAATGTAAGGAAGAAGCAGTCAAGGAGGGGCAGGAATCCTCAGACAGGCGAGGAACTGGAAATAACCCCAAGAAGGGTGCTTACATTTAAGGCAAGTAACCAGCTAAAGGAGATTATAGGAAAATAA
- a CDS encoding triose-phosphate isomerase — protein sequence MRRPFIAANWKMNKTLPDAMEFLNEFLRSIEKVGNRDIVIAPPFTALERVSERLKGTVVMLSAQDVFYEEKGAYTGEVSPLMLRDVGCRFVIIGHSERRQYFNETDETVNKKIKASLKEGLGVIFCIGESLSERNAGRTFDVLRSQVHGGLKGISEIKDIVIAYEPVWAIGTGVTATEEQAEEAHKYIRSEIKDMYGSVADKLRILYGGSVTPENINALMSCPDVDGALVGGASLKAESFAKIVKGG from the coding sequence ATGCGAAGACCTTTTATTGCGGCTAACTGGAAAATGAATAAGACTCTCCCTGATGCCATGGAGTTCTTAAACGAATTCCTTCGGTCAATCGAGAAAGTCGGCAACAGGGATATTGTAATAGCCCCTCCTTTTACAGCCCTTGAGAGGGTTTCCGAAAGGCTAAAGGGCACAGTCGTGATGCTTTCGGCTCAGGATGTCTTTTATGAGGAAAAAGGTGCATACACAGGCGAGGTCTCACCTCTTATGCTCAGGGATGTAGGGTGCAGGTTTGTGATAATCGGGCATTCGGAAAGAAGACAGTATTTTAATGAAACCGATGAGACGGTCAATAAGAAGATAAAGGCTTCGTTAAAAGAAGGTCTTGGAGTTATTTTCTGCATAGGAGAAAGCCTAAGTGAAAGAAATGCAGGCAGGACATTTGATGTTCTCAGGTCACAGGTTCATGGAGGGCTTAAGGGCATAAGTGAGATTAAAGACATAGTTATTGCCTATGAGCCTGTATGGGCTATAGGAACCGGGGTTACAGCAACTGAAGAGCAGGCAGAGGAGGCTCATAAATATATAAGGTCCGAGATAAAGGATATGTATGGCTCTGTGGCAGATAAGTTGAGAATACTTTATGGAGGAAGCGTGACTCCTGAGAATATAAATGCACTTATGTCATGCCCTGATGTCGATGGAGCACTGGTTGGCGGTGCAAGCCTAAAGGCAGAGAGTTTTGCTAAAATAGTTAAAGGAGGATAA
- a CDS encoding MerR family transcriptional regulator, with the protein MQKPHAKTIAPNNPLPDKLFYKIGEVSRITAVEPYVLRYWESEFPFLRPRKSKSGQRVYIKKDLETILEIKKLLYSERYTIEGVRKRFRDLTPELTALPQVTSLASVVLEGSVSASLDAIEQIKQKLRNIISHLV; encoded by the coding sequence ATGCAGAAGCCTCATGCTAAAACCATCGCACCGAACAATCCTCTGCCTGATAAGCTGTTTTATAAGATAGGCGAGGTATCGAGGATTACGGCGGTTGAGCCTTATGTGCTTAGATACTGGGAGTCCGAGTTTCCTTTTTTGAGACCAAGGAAAAGCAAATCAGGTCAAAGGGTATATATAAAGAAAGACCTCGAGACAATCCTCGAGATAAAGAAACTTCTTTATTCCGAAAGGTATACAATCGAGGGTGTAAGGAAAAGATTTAGAGATTTAACCCCTGAACTCACGGCTCTGCCCCAGGTGACTTCATTGGCTTCGGTAGTGTTAGAAGGCTCAGTGAGTGCCTCTTTAGATGCCATCGAACAGATAAAGCAGAAGCTCAGAAACATCATCAGTCATCTCGTTTAG
- the secG gene encoding preprotein translocase subunit SecG → MVTLLLIIHVLVSFFLIFVVLIQGGKGAELGAAFGGSSQTLFGGRGAATFLSKLTTIVAVVFMLTSLFLAIASVRKETIIKESPAVKEKTAPVEPAKLPPK, encoded by the coding sequence ATGGTAACCCTGCTTTTGATAATACATGTCCTTGTAAGTTTCTTTCTGATATTCGTAGTGCTGATACAAGGTGGAAAGGGCGCAGAGCTTGGCGCTGCATTTGGAGGCTCAAGCCAGACGCTTTTTGGAGGAAGAGGAGCGGCTACATTCCTCAGTAAGCTGACCACAATCGTTGCAGTTGTTTTCATGCTGACATCCTTGTTTTTGGCAATTGCATCCGTGAGAAAAGAAACCATCATAAAAGAGTCACCTGCTGTCAAGGAAAAGACAGCACCTGTAGAGCCTGCAAAATTGCCTCCTAAGTAG
- the nifS gene encoding cysteine desulfurase NifS, translating to MTPETIYLDNNATTCISLEVISEMMPYIKTLYGNPSSMHTFGSSIREKIEEARERVAYLIGAEPEEIVFTSCGTESDNTALMSAVDAYPHKKHIITTSVEHPAVLNFVSHLQKTKGFRVTYLPVDGKGNLDMDEFLNAISEETSIVSVMYANNETGVIFPLKEIAGIIREKSMEYGRKILFHTDAVQAVGKIPINVKELSSLDMLSISGHKLHAPKGIGALYVRKGMRFHPYIIGGHQENGMRAGTENTASIIGLGKACELASERLPDDDSYIGRLRDKLESSLLERCSPARINGDKERRLANTTNISFDYVSGEAILVKLNEHGICVSTGSACASGSGEPSHVLKAMSVPPEAIHGSIRFSLGRYNKEAEIDKVVKILPAIVNELREISPLSKC from the coding sequence ATGACTCCTGAAACCATATACCTTGACAACAATGCAACTACATGCATCTCTTTAGAGGTTATCTCGGAGATGATGCCTTATATCAAGACCCTTTATGGAAATCCATCGAGCATGCACACATTTGGCTCCTCTATAAGGGAAAAGATTGAGGAGGCAAGGGAAAGGGTTGCCTATTTAATAGGCGCAGAGCCAGAAGAGATAGTCTTTACGAGCTGTGGCACTGAAAGCGACAACACAGCACTTATGAGCGCAGTGGATGCATATCCTCATAAAAAACATATAATCACCACCTCTGTAGAGCATCCTGCTGTTCTTAACTTCGTAAGCCATCTCCAGAAGACAAAAGGCTTCAGAGTGACTTACTTACCTGTTGACGGTAAGGGAAATCTGGACATGGATGAGTTCCTTAATGCCATTTCCGAAGAAACCTCGATAGTCTCTGTGATGTATGCAAACAACGAGACAGGTGTGATCTTCCCTCTCAAGGAGATAGCCGGAATAATAAGGGAGAAGTCCATGGAATATGGAAGAAAAATCCTCTTTCACACAGATGCTGTTCAGGCAGTAGGAAAGATTCCTATAAATGTAAAAGAGCTGTCTTCTCTGGACATGCTATCCATCTCCGGGCATAAGCTTCATGCACCAAAAGGTATAGGCGCACTTTATGTAAGAAAGGGCATGCGGTTTCATCCATATATAATCGGAGGACATCAGGAAAATGGAATGAGGGCAGGGACCGAAAACACTGCCTCTATAATCGGTCTTGGAAAGGCATGCGAGCTTGCAAGCGAAAGGCTTCCAGATGATGACTCCTATATCGGAAGGCTCAGGGACAAGCTTGAGTCGAGCCTTCTTGAAAGGTGCTCGCCAGCGAGGATAAATGGAGATAAGGAGAGGCGTCTGGCAAACACGACGAATATAAGCTTTGATTATGTCTCAGGCGAGGCAATACTCGTTAAGCTCAACGAGCATGGTATATGCGTGTCAACTGGCTCTGCATGCGCATCGGGCTCTGGAGAGCCAAGCCATGTGCTTAAGGCAATGTCTGTGCCTCCAGAGGCAATACACGGCTCTATAAGGTTTTCCCTCGGAAGATATAATAAAGAGGCAGAGATCGATAAGGTGGTTAAAATCCTGCCTGCAATCGTAAATGAGCTGAGGGAGATTTCGCCTCTTAGCAAATGCTGA